ACCATTGGTGGTGTCGTCACACCAGCTGAGAAGCTAATGTCTATTGTTCCGTCAAATAGTCCAATCGTAGTAAAAGTGACAGTCTTGAACAAGGATATCGGGTTTGTTAAAAAGGACATGCCTGTCCAGATTAAGGTTGAGACTTTTGATTTTCAAAAGTATGGCATGTTTGAGGGCACGGTCAAACTAATCTCAAAAGACAGCTATGAAGACGAGAAACAAGGCATGGTCTTTGATGTCTACGTCCAGCCCACCACGCCATTCTTGATGATAGAAGGACTTAAGCAGCCTCTTGAGACCGGTATGACAGTGACTGCTGAAATAAAGGTCGGAAAAAGGCGCATTATTGAATTTATCATTTACCCATTGATGAAATATATGCACGAGGGCATGAGCGTCAGATAAAAGAGAAGTGGCAGTGATTAATCACCGCCACTTCTTAACTCTATGACCAGCTCTGGCAACAGTCTAGTTATGCCGCGTGCCAGACATTGGATACGATGGTCATGAGGTCTTGGTTGTTTCTGACGTCATTGACGCTAGTGATATCGACTTCAGTGTGGTCCTGGTCGAAGGCAACCATCTGTTGAATGAGCAAGTTAATGTCGGCTGAGCCAGCAAAATGACCATCGGCAAGCTCAAACTTCTCAATTTTCGAAGTGGTTGAAGCTTGGTCTGTGATTTTGATAACGTCACCGGCACCTTGACTCAAGTAGAGGTCGCTGCCTTGCATGTAGAAGGCAACATCTTGAGTTGTTATACCGGTACCGAAGCGAATGGTGTCCATGTGGTCAGAGACTCTTCCTTGGTCATTGACAGTATCAACACCGTCCCCCTGGGAGAAGAGATAAGTGTCGTTGCCATAGCCGCCGACTAGACTGTCGTCGCCTGTGCTACCAGAAAGAGTATCAACTCCGTTTTTCCCTTCCAGGTAGTCGTTGCCTGTTCCGCCAGTCAAGATATCGTTGCCAGTGTCTCCGTAGATGCTGTCATTGCCATCATCACCAGCAATTGTGTCGTTACCACCGGCACCGATAAGAATATCGTCACCAGCGCCGCCGTGGATGTCATCGCTGCCGACTCCGCCATCGATATGGTCGATTCCATCACCGCCGAGAAGAACGTCGTTGCCAGTGCCACCAGAGATTGTATCATCGCCGATGCCGCCGTCAATTGTGTCGATACCAGTTCCACCAGACAGAACGTCATTGCCAGCCATTCCATAGAGGGAGTCAGCGCCAGAACCACCGTCTAAATTGTCATCTCCATCACCACCATCGAGTATGTCGTTACCGCCACCTCCGGCCAGAGTGTCGTTGTCGTTTTCACCATAGAGGAAGTCGGCTCCAGCGCCACCATCGAGAGAATCAGCACCTGTGCCACCGTAGAGGTAATCATTGCCAGTCCCACCGACTATTGTGTCGTTTCCGCTTTCACCATATAGTGAATCGTTGCCAGCCCCGCCGTCTAGGGAATCGTTACCGTTCTCGCCATGCAACTCATCTAACCCATTGCCACCCAGCAGAACATCGTCGCCATCATCGCCATGTAGGAAGTCATTGCCGTCTCCGCCATCAAGAGCGTCCATGCCGTTGCCGCCGTACAAAGTATCAACACCAGCATCACCGAAGAGTTGGTCATTTCCATCCTGGCCATTCAGGGCGTCGTTGCCGTTGCCACCGTAAGCCAGGTCGTTTCCTCCCCCAGCATTGACTGTATCATTCCCATTAAGGGCATAGATTCTGTCATTACCACCTGTTCCTGTCAGGGTGTTGTTGGCGTTTGTGCCATAGATGTCTTGGCCAGGAGGTGTTGATACAAGAGTGACAATATCGGCGTAGCTGATATTGGAGCCATCAGAGAACTTAACCAATTCGATATGTCTACTGGAATCAGCGCTCAAGAAGCCTTGAACAAGAACACTCTCTGCTGATTGAGTGAAGCCAATCCGTAAGTCATCGCCTTGTGCCGTGAAAAGAACGTTTGGTCTAAGTGCGCCCAGTTCAATTGTGTCGTTACCACCACCGAGCACACCTGCTCCATCATCAATCGTGTCGACACCATCGCCGAGATTAAATACATAAGTGTCATCACCGATGCCGCCAGAAGCGAAGTCATTGCCTAGCCCACCAACAAGAACATCATTGCCGTCACCGCCATTTAGCGTGTCTGCTCCGACATATCCATTCAGGATATCGTTGCCGGTGCCGCCATTAAGTGTGTCATCACCGTCATCGCCATACAGAAAGTCATTGCCAGCGTCGCCGCTCAGAATATCGTCACCTAGGCCGCCTGAAAGGTCATCGTTGCCCAGTCCGGCAGAGATTGTGTCATTACCATCCCCGCCATTAATTTGGTCGCCAAATCGACTGCCTGTGAGTACGTCGTCACCAGCCGTTGACCGAGAAGCATTGGCGATTTGCTGAATTTCACCGCTGTCAACAAGGATAGAGCCATCGGCGTTGAAGAATGCACCGACGTTTTTTAGTCCAGCAGCGTCAAGCTGATTGACTAGAGTGACTGAATCGCCAGGAGCAAAGCCAAGGGTGAAATCGGAGCCAGAAGCTCTGACTGTTAACTGGTTGGCGTCTACTTGATCCAACAATTGAACAAAGTCACCGGCTCCATTGCTCACGCTCTGAGCATCTTCGATAATGGTAGTTATACCACTGCCAGCAGCAATATTGAACGCATCATTGCCTTTGCCAGAGTGGATAGTGTCGTTTGTACCGACTGTCATGGTTACATCACCACTACCAAGCAAGAAAGTATCAGCATCGCCGGTATGGGTGATGAATTCCTTCGCAGCGGAAAAGCTGCGATCAACTGTTGCATTCGACGAGCTGTCAGATACATTGACCCCACGCTGAATCAGGTCGTTGAAGGCAACGTGAGAGCCATTAGAGAAAGAGAAATCAGCCACAGACTTAGCCACAGCGGTAGCATCTAGCCCATCTTTTAGAGTCAAGACAGCCGTGCCCAAGCTATCGGTCAGAGTCAGGTCTTTGCCAACAGATGAAAGCGTGTACTCATCAACTGAGACAGCTCCAGATAGAACTACAGAATCGTAGCCATTTGTGCCAGCTCCGACGGTTTGTTCAAAGACTTGAACTCCAGAAACGCCACTAGCCACGGTAATCAGGGCATCACCTGCCCCGCCATGAATACTGCTGTTACTAGAAGCATTGATGAAGGCTGACCCCGTGCCACCGTAGATGGTGTTGTCACTTCCTGTATCGTAGACAGTGGTAGTGCCACCACCAAGAAGGATAGTGTCGAAATGTCCACTGTTATTGATTCTTTCGTTGACTGTAGAAGCACTTCTGTCGATAGTCACATTGTCGAGCGAGTTGTTAATCGCCATCACTGACATATCGAGAAGCTGCTGCACTGTAAACGATTGACCATCGGCGAATGTGAATGTATCCACCCTTCTCAAGCCAGAAAGGTCGCTCGTTTGACCTTCAATAATTATTTTGTCTCCCGTTCCAAGACTAATTTCAAGCGTAGTATCAGCCGTAAAGGAAGCGAAAATGTTAGCTTCGTCAATTCCAGCACCAAACACGATTGTGTCGTTGCCGTTGTTAAAGGCTCCACCTAAAGCACCAGCTTCCTGAATAAGCGTTGTGCCTGAGCCAGCCTTGACAGTAATAACATCAGTGCCAGAACTTGAAGCAATCGTTGTATTTGTGCCAACGATTATCGTGTTGTTGCCACGACCAGCATCAATTCTGTTGTGGTTGCCTCTGTCTTCGATAGCATCGTTGCCAGAGCCCTCGTAGATGAAGCCGTTGTCGCCAACAACGGTGGTGATTTCTTTCCATGTAGCAAAACGACGATCAATTGTCGGTCCGCCGAAGAATGGATCGGTAAAGGCAATTACATGAACACCCTGAGCGAGGACTTGATCTAGCGTCAAACTAGAACCATCGGCGAACGTGAATTTCTCAACATACTTTGGTGTAAACGCGTTAGGTGGAACTCCCAGTCTGGAAGCCAATGTGCTGCTGAGAATTACCTTCTCGCCAGTCGCCAGATCAATGTTTAAATCGTAGGCTGTAACCTGACCAGATGCTACTGGTGGAGCCCAGAAGTAAAGACCCGACGCACTAACGCCCTGTCCGAAGTTAATGGTATCAAAATCGCCCTGATGAAGTGGAGTGCCATATGGCTGAATCACCGTAGTGCCAGAACCCATTCCAATATTGAAGGTATCAAGGCCACCGCCTTCAGTTATACGAGCATCACGTCCCACGGTGACTCTGACATTGCCACCTGTGCCAGCGTCGCTAAATGCTGGTGATAGATAGAACTGATTACCAACGCCATGGTCGATAAAGTCGCTGTTTCCAGAGCCCACTAAAATAGAGTTGTTGCTTCCATTGATGGTTGTGATTTCTGCAAGCGGAGAGTAAATTCGCTGGAAGGTTTGGTTGTCGCCGGTAAAGGTTACATACAGTGGATTGTTTTGAATCTGTGCGAGGTTGAGAACACTACCATTAGCAAACTCAAATTCAGTCACGTGCTTGCTTGATGAGGAAGACACAATTGCATTTTCCATGAGGATTGTGTCAGTAGAGCCGTTGAAGTTAAGCCTGACATTCGTCAAAGCTGTGCCTTCAAGTGACATCTGGATATCACTAGCTAAAATCCCAGCTCCAAATACTATTCTGTCAGTGTGCGAGCGGCTGAGGTCGACAGCGCCACCACGAACAGTGAGTTCACCATCGCCCTGGTCAAAGAAGAACTTCCCGTTTCCTTGACCTTCGACAATCAATGTGGTGCCTGGGCCAAAATTCACCTCAGCATCAGCGCCAAGTACATCAATTTGCTCAATTGAAGTACCTGGTGAGCGGAGATAGACTCTATTGTTGCCAGCGCCCAGGTTGATTATGTTTTTACCGAAACGTCCACCTTCGACAAAGGTGTTTTCACCATTTGAATTGAGAACAGAAAGAGGGCCGTCCCCCATGTAGATGAAGTCGTTATTGCCATGGGCGGTTATTGTTTCATTAAAGGCAATTGAAGAGCGCACTATGGTGGCATTGTCGGCGAACGACTGAACGCCATTGCTGTATTGATCAATTATTGCCAGCAGTGATGGCGACGCCGCTGCAATTACGTTTCTAAAGCTTGATTCAAAGTCAGTATCTTCAGTAATGCCGAAGCCGTCCAACATTTTGACAAATTCTGTAGCTTTGAAACTCGCCAAACTGGGGTTTGTTTGTTCTAGTTCAAGCAGAGAAGTTGCTACCAAGGTTAAATCAAACCTTTCTGGAGAATCCTCCGTTGGGTTATAGGAACCATCAGCCAATAAGTCAGCCAAATCGCTAATAGGTCCAGTTGATACCATCTGTGCATACACATAATCTTTGATCAACTGAAAGGCTGAACTCAAATATTCACTCTGGAAAATACCGGGAGCACCATTGAGCGCACCAGCATAGGTCAAAGTCTGACCGTAAAAGCGTTCAACTGCGTTGTAGACCTGATTATCCATATGGAGACCAGGCAAGGTATGAGGCAAAGTATCTGAATCAGTCCATTTTAAAAGAATTTGCGTGAGTAAAGTATCTTGCTGCTCAACAGAAGTAGCTTGAGTAAACGCGGTCACAAGCCCAGTCAAAGCACCGGAGCTATCTAATTCCATTGCTTGCTGTAAATCTCTAACAGTTCCCAGTCCCCTGGCGGCTGGCAGAGCTTGTATGGCCGCAGAAACTTCTACAGACTCAGACGCCGAAGACAATAAGGTGTTATCTTTGAGTGCATAGTCAGCCAGAAATCCAGCTTGTCCGTTAGCCCAAGTAAAACTGCCGATAGCGAGTTGGGTATTTTGGTTGCTGTCTGTAGAACGAGCAGCCGTTGAACTCAAAGAGATTGAGGCTATTCCCAGCTCGCTAAGTGTTTCAAATGTCCCCTCCCCTTTCAGAACCCCGATTTGAAGATAAGCGGCGTCGAGAGAACTTATGAGACCATCGTGGTTTGAATCAAACTGACTTAGTGCTGCAAATCCATCAGACGCAGTTGAGCCATTAGCTAATTTCATGGAGGTTCCGAAAAGCTGACTACCGTCAACGATGTAACCATCTCCTCTGCTATCGATTGCTAGAAATCCGTCAGTGTCAGACACCCATGCTGTGTCATTTTCAAAACCGTTAGCACGGTTGTCAAACGTGAATCCAGCATCGATCGACACCGTTTGAATTCCATCACCATTTAAGTCAAGAATTATTGGGTCATACGCTGGAGCAGCAGCAGCACCGTTTGTTTGCGCGGCAATCTGGTCCGGCTTTTTTGGGCTTTTAAAGAATTTTTTACCGTTTCCTTCCGGGCAATCTTTCTTGTTTTTAAATTCGTCTGGCTTATGTGTACCGATAGCATCAAGAGCATCTCTAAGTTTGGAGGTCACATTGAAAAACAGACCGAGCACATCAAACGAATTTAGATTAGTTTGGACGGTAAGTGGTTGGTTTCCCTGGCCGTTAACGAAAGAACTTTCAATTATTGCACCTATGATATTTGGAACTAGTTCTTCCGTGTCTTCCGATTCTATCTTGACCCATTCACCACTTAATGATGGATACGACACCATATCTCTAACAAAGTCTCTTTCGGCTCCGATCAAAAAGCCGTGATCATATCTATCCTTTAAATAATTGAAATCGGCATTATATGCGTTCTTGAATTCAACAGTGTCGGTATAGTTTTTCTTTGAAAAGATTTGCCCTAACAAGTCATTTAGGGCATGTCCAAACTCGTGTATCGTTGCAAACCTGCTATTTATAAGCGCCCCAGGAGGAATTGGTACATCAAAGACTCTTCCAGCAATTCTAAAGTCTGGTTCATTCTGATCGCCTGGTTGTGTATCAGCGCATTCGTCTGTCTCCCCACCAGCTCGTTCACCTTCTTTATTTGGCGGAAGTAAATCAGTAAACTGAATTTTGTTGTAACCTGCCTTTTGCAATATCTGTCCGAGTTTCGGATTGAATCTCGCCAAATCGTTTATAGCGCTTTTCACGCCATAGGCGGCACTCATTTGGCTTACACTTTCGTCAGAGCCAGCTGAATACATACCAAGAGGTTCCAGTATGAAATTGTAATACAAACCTTTGTTAGAGTTGTTCGACATGCCAGATCTCCGTTACTTAGACCGATTTCCTAGTTTTTTCGGGTAATATCGAACTAGAGCGCTTCCCATCCTGAAGGGAAACCCCATAGTTATTACTTCTGGGCCTGGTCCAATCCATTTTCCAAGCCTGTTGATGTAACCCTTTCCGGAACACCAGTACGTGCCGTCCCAGTATGAGCGCTCTGGAATCAAACAAATGCCGTCATGGAATTGAACAAAGTCCGCGTTAAACTCTGGATTTGATGGATCCGAACCTCCAAAGGTAGGAGCAATTCGAAATGCTCCATGCTTATCTACGAAACCAATTTTGCCTTCACTTCCAGCCTTGGTGGGATAAGTTCTTACGGCCGCCAAGCCTTCTGAGAATGTGCCAGCAAATGCAAATTTTGCTGGTGCCAGAACCTTTCCATCCTTAGCAAGAAAACCATACAGCTTACCGCCAGACACTTGGAATGGTGCCAGACCTTCGCAAAATTTTCCGATATGCTTATAGGTGGGTTGTACCGTAATTCTTCCGCTTGAGAAAACTCCTACGAGATCTTTGGCATATAGAAGCCTCGCAGAGTCGACCAGAGGGCCAATAAGACTAAATTTCGGTTCAACTATCCATTGTCCGGCTCTATTGATGAGTCCCCATAACGGCATTTGATTCTTACCAGAAGAAAGTACAGAAACAGCGGCGTATTCGCCTTCAAAGGGTTTGCCAGAATAGAATTTCTCAGCAAATTGTTTGCCAGTTTTGTCTATGAAGGTCACTGACTTGTCGGGTTGCCCATTTCTTTCTGAAATTGGCAACCCGACTAGTGCAAAGCCATTTTGAAATGGTTTTGCGAATTCAAACTTTGGTTCAACTATCCAATTGCCGGAAGTATCTATGTAACCCCATTTACTATCTACACAGACAGCAAGGCGCCCCTCTGAAACCCCCTCTCTGAATTGACAATTGACCATTTTGGAATTAGGAAGATATTTTCCATCCAATCCTATAAATCCAACGGATTTTCCCATCCTCACTGCTGCCACATTATTATTGAATGGGCTGACCTGATCAAATTTCGCAGATAAAACATCTCCTGAACTGGTACAAAATGAGAATGTCGAGTTCTGTGCATCTGTAGACTTGATCTCGGTATCCAATTGAGCTTTGTTATGGTATTTCACTGGAATGCGAGCTTCAGTCATTATATTTACTATTTCAAGATCAGCCGCCTTAGGAATAATCTCTCCTCTCGGATTGATAAGCTTGCGCAAATTGGAGTCTAAAACTCTGGCTGCAATATTTCCACTTTCATCTATGCCAATCAGTCTATAGACAGGGATTGGCTTGATTTTGCCAGTGACATCCATCAATCCCCATTGGTCATATCGGCGCTGACACTCTTGGACATGATAATCCCTAATTTCGACCGTTTGGCCCAGTTTAGTATCAGCCTCAATCCATAGATCTTTTCTGGCAAAGCATGGAGCAGTCGAAAAATATAAAGCGATAATGAGAGCCAGAGACTTCATTTAGAAAGCTCGCCTCCTGGTAAGGTTGGGGCTGTTTGAAATCTCCAGTGATCACATTGGCGAATAAGGTGGTATTGGCTAAGCTCAACTGCGATTGTCGACCAAGTTTTCTTAGATTGCGGTTTGTTTCCAGCAAAGCAAGTTGTTGTTGCTAAGCTTAGTGCGGCAATAAGTACTAGGAGTTTCATCCACTAATTTCCGTTTTTTCAGAGCTAAGCAGCGTGCCAAACATTAGAGACAATGGTCATGAGGTCTTGGTTGTTTCTGACGTCATTGACGCTAGTGATATCGACTTCAGTGTGGTCCTGGTCGAAGGCAACCATCTGTTGAATGAGCAAGTTAATGTCGGCTGAGCCAGCAAAATGACCATCGGCAAGCTCAAACTTCTCAATTTTCGAAGTGGTTGAAGCTTGGTCTGTGATTTTGATAACGTCACCGGCACCTTGACTCAAGTAGAGGTCGCTGCCTTGCATGTAGAAGGCAACATCTTGAGTTGTTATACCGGTACCGAAGCGAATGGTGTCCATGTGGTCAG
The genomic region above belongs to Vicinamibacterales bacterium and contains:
- a CDS encoding WG repeat-containing protein, yielding MKSLALIIALYFSTAPCFARKDLWIEADTKLGQTVEIRDYHVQECQRRYDQWGLMDVTGKIKPIPVYRLIGIDESGNIAARVLDSNLRKLINPRGEIIPKAADLEIVNIMTEARIPVKYHNKAQLDTEIKSTDAQNSTFSFCTSSGDVLSAKFDQVSPFNNNVAAVRMGKSVGFIGLDGKYLPNSKMVNCQFREGVSEGRLAVCVDSKWGYIDTSGNWIVEPKFEFAKPFQNGFALVGLPISERNGQPDKSVTFIDKTGKQFAEKFYSGKPFEGEYAAVSVLSSGKNQMPLWGLINRAGQWIVEPKFSLIGPLVDSARLLYAKDLVGVFSSGRITVQPTYKHIGKFCEGLAPFQVSGGKLYGFLAKDGKVLAPAKFAFAGTFSEGLAAVRTYPTKAGSEGKIGFVDKHGAFRIAPTFGGSDPSNPEFNADFVQFHDGICLIPERSYWDGTYWCSGKGYINRLGKWIGPGPEVITMGFPFRMGSALVRYYPKKLGNRSK
- a CDS encoding calcium-binding protein produces the protein MSNNSNKGLYYNFILEPLGMYSAGSDESVSQMSAAYGVKSAINDLARFNPKLGQILQKAGYNKIQFTDLLPPNKEGERAGGETDECADTQPGDQNEPDFRIAGRVFDVPIPPGALINSRFATIHEFGHALNDLLGQIFSKKNYTDTVEFKNAYNADFNYLKDRYDHGFLIGAERDFVRDMVSYPSLSGEWVKIESEDTEELVPNIIGAIIESSFVNGQGNQPLTVQTNLNSFDVLGLFFNVTSKLRDALDAIGTHKPDEFKNKKDCPEGNGKKFFKSPKKPDQIAAQTNGAAAAPAYDPIILDLNGDGIQTVSIDAGFTFDNRANGFENDTAWVSDTDGFLAIDSRGDGYIVDGSQLFGTSMKLANGSTASDGFAALSQFDSNHDGLISSLDAAYLQIGVLKGEGTFETLSELGIASISLSSTAARSTDSNQNTQLAIGSFTWANGQAGFLADYALKDNTLLSSASESVEVSAAIQALPAARGLGTVRDLQQAMELDSSGALTGLVTAFTQATSVEQQDTLLTQILLKWTDSDTLPHTLPGLHMDNQVYNAVERFYGQTLTYAGALNGAPGIFQSEYLSSAFQLIKDYVYAQMVSTGPISDLADLLADGSYNPTEDSPERFDLTLVATSLLELEQTNPSLASFKATEFVKMLDGFGITEDTDFESSFRNVIAAASPSLLAIIDQYSNGVQSFADNATIVRSSIAFNETITAHGNNDFIYMGDGPLSVLNSNGENTFVEGGRFGKNIINLGAGNNRVYLRSPGTSIEQIDVLGADAEVNFGPGTTLIVEGQGNGKFFFDQGDGELTVRGGAVDLSRSHTDRIVFGAGILASDIQMSLEGTALTNVRLNFNGSTDTILMENAIVSSSSSKHVTEFEFANGSVLNLAQIQNNPLYVTFTGDNQTFQRIYSPLAEITTINGSNNSILVGSGNSDFIDHGVGNQFYLSPAFSDAGTGGNVRVTVGRDARITEGGGLDTFNIGMGSGTTVIQPYGTPLHQGDFDTINFGQGVSASGLYFWAPPVASGQVTAYDLNIDLATGEKVILSSTLASRLGVPPNAFTPKYVEKFTFADGSSLTLDQVLAQGVHVIAFTDPFFGGPTIDRRFATWKEITTVVGDNGFIYEGSGNDAIEDRGNHNRIDAGRGNNTIIVGTNTTIASSSGTDVITVKAGSGTTLIQEAGALGGAFNNGNDTIVFGAGIDEANIFASFTADTTLEISLGTGDKIIIEGQTSDLSGLRRVDTFTFADGQSFTVQQLLDMSVMAINNSLDNVTIDRSASTVNERINNSGHFDTILLGGGTTTVYDTGSDNTIYGGTGSAFINASSNSSIHGGAGDALITVASGVSGVQVFEQTVGAGTNGYDSVVLSGAVSVDEYTLSSVGKDLTLTDSLGTAVLTLKDGLDATAVAKSVADFSFSNGSHVAFNDLIQRGVNVSDSSSNATVDRSFSAAKEFITHTGDADTFLLGSGDVTMTVGTNDTIHSGKGNDAFNIAAGSGITTIIEDAQSVSNGAGDFVQLLDQVDANQLTVRASGSDFTLGFAPGDSVTLVNQLDAAGLKNVGAFFNADGSILVDSGEIQQIANASRSTAGDDVLTGSRFGDQINGGDGNDTISAGLGNDDLSGGLGDDILSGDAGNDFLYGDDGDDTLNGGTGNDILNGYVGADTLNGGDGNDVLVGGLGNDFASGGIGDDTYVFNLGDGVDTIDDGAGVLGGGNDTIELGALRPNVLFTAQGDDLRIGFTQSAESVLVQGFLSADSSRHIELVKFSDGSNISYADIVTLVSTPPGQDIYGTNANNTLTGTGGNDRIYALNGNDTVNAGGGNDLAYGGNGNDALNGQDGNDQLFGDAGVDTLYGGNGMDALDGGDGNDFLHGDDGDDVLLGGNGLDELHGENGNDSLDGGAGNDSLYGESGNDTIVGGTGNDYLYGGTGADSLDGGAGADFLYGENDNDTLAGGGGNDILDGGDGDDNLDGGSGADSLYGMAGNDVLSGGTGIDTIDGGIGDDTISGGTGNDVLLGGDGIDHIDGGVGSDDIHGGAGDDILIGAGGNDTIAGDDGNDSIYGDTGNDILTGGTGNDYLEGKNGVDTLSGSTGDDSLVGGYGNDTYLFSQGDGVDTVNDQGRVSDHMDTIRFGTGITTQDVAFYMQGSDLYLSQGAGDVIKITDQASTTSKIEKFELADGHFAGSADINLLIQQMVAFDQDHTEVDITSVNDVRNNQDLMTIVSNVWHAA